From Musa acuminata AAA Group cultivar baxijiao chromosome BXJ3-8, Cavendish_Baxijiao_AAA, whole genome shotgun sequence, one genomic window encodes:
- the LOC135644424 gene encoding translocase of chloroplast 101, chloroplastic-like, giving the protein MAAANGDSRGGFDGGVECDSQETEDGSKFYKEIEVFEEALEPPPQHFLPDSGVASGVEDGAATELGLSIESRDLQTVVHERELNEEEMIVEKFYGAEVEVQEGEEEEKLDTSTQLFQRHEQEDEEKEEQEEENEEVEVIVSGKLDASIDCQNINQNFEEHVVVVSEEGTRTCDECDCVCSKPEDVQEPMSIQSNYPISSSEAAGGMGEVTNGSSFIVDDKELTVGDGIKEFAGNKFKFEEIERMKLDRPDGLPHEGPENGESLEVTSDECGKNNDTESNEQFVHQNGRQQMDITAQSVAVSEEPVKFQQLKENSAEPDDGFAPRNGHASVKKEDGGVATNGHAILEKDGSSCSHVPNTANGPLKDDKADIHVTTKKLQIESVEILSCSSSIIDDNKKNASPSPSPTPSIPNPENLGHPGFLSRPAGLGSSVPLLEPSGRSLQQPKANGSAPWRLSQPSEEPPADDGEVNDETHEKLQMIRVKFLRLAHRLGQTPHNVVVAQVLYRLGLAEQLKRNTNRPGVFSFDRASVMAEQLEAAGRETLDFSCTIMVIGKTGVGKSATINSIVDEIKLPTDAFQMGTKKVQEVVGTVQGIKVRIIDTPGLVSSCSDQHRNEKVLHSVKRFINKTPPDIVLYFDRLDMQSRDYGDGPLLRTITSIFGASIWFNAIVILTHAASAPPEGPNGSPLSYETFVSQRSHVVQQAIRQAAGDVRLMNPVSLVENHSACRMNRAGQRVLPNGQVWKPQLLLLSFASKILAEANMLLKLQDSPPGKLFGSRPRVPPLPFLLSSLLQSRPQLKLPGEQFGDDDNLDEDVDGTSDSDEGSDYDELPPFKPLTRSQLAKLSKLQKKAYFEELDYRERLFYKKQLKEEKRHRKFAKKMADMAKDMQGGHSNGDMEEETSGPASVPVPMPDYVLPNSFDSDNPTHRYRFLDSSNQWLVRPVLDSLGWDHDIGYEGLNVERVFVIKDKIPMSVSGQLTKDKKECSLQMEVASSIKHSESKATSLCLDMQTVGKDIAYTLRGETSFRNIRRNNTAAGVSVTVLGDSVSAGLKFEEKLMISKRFRVLLTGGAMAGRGDVAYGGRLEATLRDKDYPIGRALSTLALSIVDWHGDLQLGCNLQSQLPLGRGTNVIGHANLSNKGTSQFGIRLNSSEHLQIALLAFVPILRNVNKILFGSSQFM; this is encoded by the coding sequence ATGGCAGCGGCAAATGGGGATTCGCGGGGCGGATTTGATGGGGGCGTCGAATGTGATTCTCAGGAAACTGAGGATGGATCGAAGTTTTATAAAGAAATCGAGGTCTTTGAGGAGGCCTTAGAGCCGCCGCCGCAGCATTTTCTTCCCGATTCTGGTGTGGCGAGTGGAGTTGAGGATGGAGCAGCGACTGAATTAGGACTGTCCATTGAGTCGCGAGATCTACAGACCGTGGTGCATGAGAGGGAGCTTAATGAAGAAGAAATGATTGTCGAAAAGTTTTATGGTGCTGAAGTAGAAGttcaagagggagaagaggaagaaaagttgGACACATCAACTCAGCTGTTTCAGAGACATGAACAAGAAGATGAGGAgaaggaagaacaagaagaagaaaacgaAGAAGTAGAAGTCATTGTTTCTGGTAAGTTGGatgcatcaattgattgtcaaaaTATCAATCAGAATTTTGAAGAACATGTAGTGGTTGTATCTGAGGAAGGGACCAGAACTTGTGATGAATGTGACTGTGTGTGCAGCAAACCGGAAGATGTGCAAGAACCCATGTCTATTCAATCAAATTATCCTATTTCAAGTAGTGAGGCTGCAGGTGGGATGGGTGAAGTTACAAATGGATCTTCTTTTATTGTGGACGACAAGGAATTAACTGTTGGGGATGGTATTAAGGAATTTGCTGGAAACAAGTTCAAGTTCGAAGAGATTGAGAGGATGAAATTAGATAGGCCAGATGGTCTTCCTCATGAAGGTCCTGAAAATGGAGAGTCCCTTGAAGTAACTTCTGATGAGTGTGGGAAAAATAATGACACTGAATCAAATGAACAGTTTGTTCATCAAAATGGGCGACAACAGATGGACATAACAGCTCAATCAGTAGCTGTTTCTGAAGAGCCAGTAAAATTTCAGCAGCTGAAAGAAAATAGTGCTGAACCTGATGATGGTTTTGCACCAAGGAATGGACACGCTTCTGTGAAAAAGGAAGATGGCGGTGTTGCAACTAACGGACATGCTATTTTGGAAAAAGATGGATCATCCTGCTCTCATGTCCCCAATACAGCTAATGGTCCACTAAAAGATGACAAGGCAGATATCCATGTAACCACCAAAAAACTTCAAATAGAATCTGTTGAAATTTTAAGCTGTTCAAGTTCTATAATTGATGACAACAAGAAGAATGCTAGTCCATCACCATCACCAACACCTTCTATCCCAAATCCTGAAAATTTGGGGCATCCTGGTTTCTTGTCTCGTCCTGCTGGCCTTGGCTCCTCTGTTCCTTTATTGGAGCCTTCTGGTCGTTCTCTTCAGCAACCCAAGGCTAATGGCTCTGCTCCCTGGAGGTTATCTCAGCCATCTGAAGAGCCACCTGCTGACGATGGAGAGGTGAATGATGAGACACATGAAAAGCTCCAAATGATCCGGGTTAAGTTTCTCCGTTTGGCTCATAGGCTTGGGCAAACACCCCACAATGTGGTAGTTGCACAGGTTTTATACAGGTTAGGTCTGGCCGAACAACTTAAGAGAAACACAAACAGACCAGGTGTATTCAGCTTTGATCGAGCTAGTGTTATGGCAGAGCAACTTGAGGCTGCTGGTCGGGAGACCTTGGACTTCTCTTGCACGATAATGGTCATTGGAAAAACAGGAGTAGGCAAGAGTGCTACCATCAATTCTATAGTTGATGAGATTAAGTTGCCAACAGATGCCTTCCAGATGGGCACGAAGAAGGTCCAAGAAGTAGTGGGCACGGTACAGGGGATCAAGGTTAGGATTATTGACACACCTGGTCTGGTCTCTTCCTGTTCAGATCAGCATCGCAATGAGAAAGTACTTCATTCTGTCAAGAGGTTCATCAATAAAACTCCTCCAGATATCGTTCTTTACTTTGATCGGTTGGACATGCAGAGTAGGGATTATGGGGATGGTCCGCTGCTACGAACCATCACCAGCATATTTGGAGCATCCATTTGGTTCAATGCAATTGTTATTCTGACACATGCTGCATCTGCTCCTCCTGAAGGTCCAAATGGTAGTCCTTTGAGTTATGAAACGTTTGTGTCTCAGCGGTCTCATGTTGTTCAGCAAGCAATTCGTCAAGCTGCTGGGGATGTACGGCTTATGAACCCTGTTTCCCTGGTAGAGAACCACTCAGCTTGTAGAATGAATAGGGCTGGCCAGAGAGTACTACCAAATGGTCAGGTTTGGAAGCCACAGTTGTTACTACTTTCATTTGCTTCCAAAATTTTGGCCGAGGCCAACATGCTTCTGAAGTTGCAGGATAGTCCTCCTGGTAAGCTGTTTGGTTCTCGTCCAAGAGTTCCTCCGTTACCTTTTCTGTTGTCCTCTCTTCTCCAGTCAAGACCCCAACTTAAATTGCCAGGAGAGCAGTTTGGTGATGATGACAACTTGGATGAAGATGTGGATGGGACATCTGATTCTGATGAGGGTTCAGATTATGATGAATTGCCACCTTTTAAGCCTCTCACCAGATCTCAATTGGCAAAGCTGAGCAAATTACAGAAGAAGGCATATTTTGAGGAACTAGATTACAGGGAAAGGCTCTTTTATAAGAAACAGttgaaggaggagaagaggcaCCGAAAATTTGCGAAGAAAATGGCAGATATGGCCAAGGATATGCAAGGTGGGCACAGTAATGGGGATATGGAAGAAGAAACTAGTGGCCCAGCATCTGTGCCCGTACCTATGCCAGATTATGTTCTTCCCAATTCTTTTGATTCTGATAATCCTACTCACCGATATAGGTTTCTGGATTCTTCGAACCAATGGCTTGTCAGGCCTGTGCTTGATTCCTTGGGCTGGGATCATGATATTGGTTATGAAGGCTTGAATGTGGAAAGAGTGTTTGTTATCAAAGATAAGATCCCAATGTCAGTCTCTGGCCAGCTTACAAAGGATAAGAAGGAATGTTCTCTTCAAATGGAGGTGGCAAGTTCAATCAAGCATAGTGAATCAAAAGCGACTTCATTATGCCTGGATATGCAGACTGTTGGGAAGGACATAGCCTACACATTACGTGGTGAAACGAGTTTTAGAAATATCAGGCGTAACAACACAGCCGCAGGAGTTTCAGTTACTGTACTTGGGGATTCAGTGTCAGCTGGCCTAAAGTTTGAAGAGAAGTTGATGATTAGCAAAAGATTCAGAGTTCTTCTGACCGGTGGTGCAATGGCTGGTAGAGGTGATGTAGCTTATGGAGGCCGTCTTGAGGCAACTTTAAGGGACAAGGATTATCCTATAGGACGGGCTCTTTCAACTCTTGCACTGTCTATTGTTGATTGGCATGGAGACCTCCAACTTGGCTGCAATCTTCAATCTCAGCTTCCCTTGGGCAGAGGAACTAATGTAATCGGTCATGCTAACCTGAGCAACAAAGGAACAAGTCAATTCGGTATTCGTCTGAATAGCTCTGAGCATCTTCAGATAGCTTTGCTCGCCTTTGTTCCCATATTAAGAAATGTCAACAAAATATTATTTGGTTCTTCTCAGTTTATGTAA
- the LOC103995016 gene encoding uncharacterized protein LOC103995016, translated as MDSRTSLLPLFLASLLLLLPPPARATIVPGSIERTTKQQILASIPPHAAEASVPFLTSPSGKYTASLVRSQTAPGAGGLGNDFCYIQVQDTGAERSMWESECGPVSSDNTCAAVFTAYGLQVFDGSNPVWDTGAQSADNNFLETLELVDQGDMRIRDKDGELAWKASDDPRANQNCGLPGSPGMAPAAPPFAVPIGGDNQNLPFGQPATSVQQQLLPPQSNTMYDQVQPQHPFGGASQAFGFNGHPLVDNTPYDSGCYGGGAGRWIGFGVALLLAILA; from the coding sequence ATGGACTCCCGCACTTCgctccttcccctcttcctcgcgtccctcctcctcctcctcccaccgcCCGCACGAGCCACCATCGTGCCCGGCTCTATCGAAAGGACGACCAAGCAGCAGATCCTCGCGAGCATCCCTCCCCATGCGGCCGAGGCCTCCGTGCCCTTCCTCACCTCGCCCTCCGGCAAGTACACAGCGAGCCTCGTCCGCAGCCAGACCGCCCCAGGCGCCGGCGGCTTGGGCAACGACTTCTGCTACATCCAGGTGCAGGACACGGGCGCTGAGCGGAGCATGTGGGAGTCCGAGTGCGGCCCCGTGAGCAGCGACAACACGTGCGCCGCGGTATTCACCGCCTACGGGCTTCAGGTGTTCGACGGCAGCAACCCGGTGTGGGACACCGGGGCGCAGTCCGCCGACAATAACTTCCTGGAGACGCTGGAGCTGGTCGACCAGGGCGACATGCGCATCCGGGACAAGGACGGCGAGTTGGCGTGGAAGGCGAGCGACGACCCGCGCGCGAACCAGAACTGCGGCCTGCCCGGCTCTCCCGGTATGGCGCCGGCTGCGCCTCCATTCGCCGTGCCGATAGGCGGCGACAATCAGAATCTTCCGTTCGGGCAGCCGGCGACGAGCGTCCAGCAACAGCTGCTGCCGCCGCAGTCGAACACGATGTACGACCAGGTGCAGCCGCAGCATCCGTTCGGCGGGGCAAGCCAGGCGTTCGGGTTCAATGGCCATCCGCTGGTGGACAACACGCCTTACGACAGTGGGTGCTACGGCGGAGGAGCGGGGCGTTGGATTGGCTTTGGAGTCGCCCTCCTCCTCGCCATCTTGGCTTAA
- the LOC135645808 gene encoding uncharacterized protein LOC135645808: MKEWSQRYPVAEPSDDWREGSWTVDCSCGVTFDDGEEMVSCDECGVWVHTRCSGYVRGEASFACHYCKAAARRLRFASGSVTLPDDADETEVARLLPELPTKIEPCLPERPLQASASAVGPHRRRLWAGIPLEDRVHVQGVPGGDPYLFGDLSSVFSSQLWRCTGYVPKKINFRYREFPCWEEEGKEVEENENPANRGADVQFSFSDKIIPYITVKKFDEDAKEEEANILLRSCRAKDARGLQVFGQANLDKKRKEEPGEAEDHGAKKKARTSPDKIVSDDKRID, encoded by the coding sequence ATGAAGGAGTGGTCGCAGCGGTATCCCGTGGCCGAGCCCTCGGACGACTGGCGCGAGGGGTCGTGGACGGTGGATTGCTCCTGCGGCGTCACCTTCGACGACGGCGAGGAGATGGTGAGCTGCGATGAGTGCGGCGTGTGGGTCCATACCCGTTGCTCCGGCTACGTCCGCGGCGAGGCCTCCTTCGCTTGCCACTACTGCAAGGCCGCTGCCCGGAGGCTCCGCTTCGCCTCCGGGTCGGTCACCCTCCCCGACGACGCCGACGAGACCGAGGTCGCCCGGCTCCTCCCCGAGCTCCCCACCAAGATCGAACCCTGTCTGCCCGAGCGTCCGTTGCAGGCCTCCGCTTCGGCCGTCGGGCCGCACCGGCGCCGTCTCTGGGCAGGAATCCCTCTCGAGGACCGCGTCCACGTGCAGGGCGTCCCCGGCGGCGACCCCTACCTCTTTGGTGATCTCTCATCGGTCTTCTCATCGCAGCTCTGGAGGTGCACGGGCTACGTACCCAAAAAGATCAATTTCCGGTACCGGGAGTTCCCTTGCTGGGAGGAGGAGGGCAAGGAGGTGGAGGAGAACGAGAATCCAGCCAATAGGGGGGCTGACGTGCAGTTTTCATTCTCAGATAAGATTATTCCGTATATTACGGTGAAGAAGTTTGATGAGGATGCGAAGGAGGAGGAAGCGAACATCTTGTTGCGGAGTTGCAGAGCGAAGGATGCGAGAGGGCTTCAGGTGTTTGGGCAGGCGAATCTTGataagaagaggaaggaggagcccGGAGAAGCAGAGGACCACGGTGCGAAGAAGAAAGCTAGGACTTCTCCTGATAAAATTGTGAGTGATGACAAGAGAATAGATTAG
- the LOC135645807 gene encoding protein DETOXIFICATION 56-like has product MLGNGYKQQSLSVSPHMSSRFPCTKVSTYRLPTRGAKEPEPDQTTLPTHPSAMKPPPLAIEVEAPAAAVVLPSSSPRWAAGIIKRTVLSELRSQRGIALPLVAMNLTWFAKTAITTAFLGRLGELELAGGALGFTFANVTGFSVLTGLCAAMEPICGQAYGAKNYKLLRKTLLMATILLLLASLPISFLWLNVDRILLRFGQQRDIAGLARRYVTYLLPDLAVTSFLCPLKAYLSSQGVTLPTLFSSAIALAFHVPLNVALSKAKGLQGVSTAIWLTDLTVVLMLASYVVVTERGRRREDSAGGCAEEGGRRWWEQSLAEWATLLKLSAPCCLTTCLEWWCYEILVLLTGRLPDARRMVSVIAVVLNFDYLLYSVMLSLATCASTRVSNELGAGRPRAARESAYVSLVLSVLAGFTGGAAMASARGQWGRLFSHEPGVVDGVRKMMRLMALVEVVNFPLAACGGIVRGTARPWLGMYASVGGFYLVALPLAVVMGFTAQLGLGGLLLGFLVGTLASAVLLVVFVACIDWDEEAGNARRLAGKA; this is encoded by the coding sequence ATGTTGGGGAATGGCTACAAGCAGCAGTCACTTTCTGTTTCTCCCCACATGAGTTCACGGTTCCCATGCACAAAAGTATCCACGTATCGTCTTCCTACAAGAGGAGCAAAAGAACCGGAACCCGACCAAACGACACTCCCAACTCATCCTTCAGCCATGAAACCACCACCCCTTGCAATAGAAGTAGAAGCCCCGGCAGCAGCGGTAGTACTACCTTCGTCTTCGCCGAGATGGGCTGCCGGCATCATCAAGCGGACCGTCCTCTCGGAGCTCCGGTCGCAGCGAGGGATCGCGCTTCCCCTGGTCGCCATGAACTTGACGTGGTTCGCCAAGACCGCCATCACCACCGCGTTCCTCGGCCGGCTCGGGGAGCTCGAGCTGGCCGGTGGAGCCCTTGGCTTCACCTTCGCCAACGTCACGGGCTTCTCGGTTCTCACCGGCCTCTGCGCCGCCATGGAGCCCATCTGCGGCCAGGCCTACGGCGCCAAGAACTACAAGCTCCTGCGCAAGACGCTCCTCATGGCCACGATCCTGCTACTGCTGGCCTCCCTCCCCATCTCCTTCCTGTGGCTCAACGTCGACAGGATCCTGTTGCGCTTCGGGCAACAGAGGGACATCGCCGGCCTCGCGAGGAGGTACGTCACGTACCTCCTCCCTGACCTGGCCGTGACGTCCTTCCTCTGTCCTCTCAAGGCCTATCTGAGCTCCCAGGGCGTGACCCTCCCCACCCTCTTCAGCTCGGCCATTGCGCTGGCCTTCCATGTTCCCCTCAACGTCGCGCTGTCGAAGGCGAAGGGGCTGCAGGGCGTGTCGACGGCCATCTGGTTGACGGACCTCACCGTCGTGCTCATGCTGGCGTCTTACGTGGTGGTGACCGAGAGAGGAAGGCGGCGAGAGGACAGCGCAGGGGGGTGTGCGGAGGAGGGAGGGCGGCGGTGGTGGGAGCAAAGCCTGGCCGAGTGGGCCACTCTGCTCAAGCTCTCGGCCCCCTGCTGCCTGACGACGTGCCTGGAGTGGTGGTGCTACGAGATCCTGGTGCTGCTCACCGGGCGGCTCCCCGACGCCCGGCGCATGGTGTCGGTCATCGCCGTCGTGCTCAACTTCGACTACCTGCTCTACTCGGTGATGCTCTCGCTGGCGACGTGCGCGTCCACGCGGGTGTCCAACGAGCTCGGGGCGGGCAGGCCCCGCGCCGCCCGCGAGTCGGCTTACGTGTCGCTGGTCCTCAGCGTCCTCGCGGGCTTCACGGGGGGAGCGGCGATGGCGAGCGCGAGGGGGCAGTGGGGGCGCCTCTTCAGCCACGAGCCGGGGGTCGTGGACGGGGTGAGGAAGATGATGCGGCTCATGGCGCTGGTGGAGGTGGTCAACTTCCCTCTGGCGGCCTGCGGCGGCATCGTCCGGGGCACCGCCAGGCCGTGGCTAGGCATGTATGCCAGCGTCGGCGGGTTTTACCTGGTGGCGCTGCCGCTGGCGGTGGTGATGGGCTTCACGGCGCAACTCGGCCTCGGCGGCCTGCTGCTGGGCTTCCTGGTGGGCACGTTAGCCAGCGCCGTGTTGTTGGTGGTGTTCGTGGCGTGCATCGATTGGGACGAGGAGGCCGGCAACGCACGGAGATTGGCCGGAAAGGCTTAA